The genome window AGGTGTTAAGTGATGGGTGTTGATGGATTGTGGGAAACGAAATGGTTAGGGATTGACAGACTATAATCGCCTTTATCCTAACAGGCTTCTGTCAGTCACTTTCCATCTTTACTTTACTCTGTCAGTAAGCACCGTCTCAAAGGGAACGGGAAAACGTCTACAACAATGGCTTCGCCTGTTTGGCAACAAAGTCCTTGAGGTAGAATGGAACAAAATAGGCAACATCCTCGAACTTCTCCTCTGCAATACGCTTTTCTGCCAATGGAAACATATTCTTAGCCAAGGCGTCAACTCCCTTGATGAGATGCGCATTAGGATGATTGATAATCTCCATACACTTCTCTGCGCCATTACCAAAGAAGTAAACAGGACCACGGTCAAGGTATTCTTTGTAGGTATCCTCGTCTACTACATCCGCCTGAATGCCACGCACCTCCTTCAAGGCACGATTATATACGGCAGAATAAACCTCCATACGACGTGCATCAATCATCGGAACAAGGAGGGCATTATCCTCTACTTCCTCGTGATGAAGTAATACAGGCACTGCCAACAGTTCCAATGTAGGCACTGCCAACAGCTTCACGCCACGACCATAGCAGATGCCCTTTGCCATGGATACGCCGACACGCAGACCGGTATATGACCCCGGACCGCTACTAACAGCCACTGCATCCAGCGGCAATTCATTATTATCAATAAAGGCGAGTGCCTCGTCAACGAATGTTCCTAACTTCTCTCTATGCTTAGGATCGAGTGTATCTTGCTTCTCGAAGATACTGGACCCATCCTGACTTACTGCAACAGAGCACACATTTGTGCTCGTATCAATGTTTAATATACAAGACATAAAAAACAATTATGTTCTAAATAACATGCAAATATACTCTTTTTATTCCACATTTTTTGTACATTTGCAAAAAATTAACGCGAAAAGCTCATGATACTATCAATGACGGGCTACGGCAAAGCTACCGTAGCCTACAAGGAAAAGAAAATCAACGTTGAGGTGAAATCACTTAACAGCAAGTCGCTCGACCTCTCAGCACGCATCGCACCTCTCTACAGAGAAAAGGAAATGGACATCCGTCGCCTGCTCGCACAGAAACTGGAACGTGGCAAGGTTGACTTCTCCCTTTGGGTTGAAAAGGAGTCAATGGTTGACGCTACTCCCATCAACGCTGCTCTTGTAGAAAACTATTATAAACAAATCAAAGCCATCTCTGAGTCTACGGGTATTCCAGAGCCTGAAGATTGGTTTACGACACTTCTCCGCCTACCCGATGTAACAACCAGAACCGAAGTTGAGGTGTTGGACGAGGAGGAATGGGTAGCAGCACTGCAGGCTATCAACGAGGCTATTGACAAACTCACCGAATTCCGCAAACAGGAAGGTGCGGCACTGCAGAAGAAGTTTACCGAGAAGATTGACAACATCGCCAACCTGCTGAAGAGCATTGAGCCTTTCGAGAAGAGCCGTGTACCAAAAATCAGAGAAAAGATTATCGATGGTCTGAAACAGATTCCTGAGGTAGACTACGACAAGAATCGTCTTGAGCAGGAACTGATTTACTACATTGAGAAACTTGACATCAGCGAGGAGAAACAGCGACTGACTAACCACCTCAAATACTTCCATGAGACGATGGAAGAAAGTGGTCATGGAATTGGCAAAAAGCTCGGTTTCATCGCACAAGAGATGGGACGAGAAATCAACACCACAGGCTCCAAGAGCAACCAGGCAGAGATGCAGAACATCGTTGTCAAGATGAAGGACGAGCTGGAGCAGATCAAGGAACAGGTCTTGAATGCGTTGTAAACGCAAGTTAACCAGCCTTTTTAAGTGACTGATAATGCTGTAATAAGCCACATTGCACTAATTTGAAACAACATTATCAGCCACTTCTATCAAATTTTCTTCACGAAAAAAATTATTTATTTTCACGAAGAAAAATATTTATTTTCATGAAAAAAAATATTTTCTTTCATGATAATAATTTGAAATTAAGACATTGTACCGTTTGAAGAGGTCATTTATAACTATACAAAAAGGCTTCTCTAACAACGTAAATCATATAGTTTAAAACACTCATACCATCCTATATTCATCCAACATGGTAACAACAAAAAACACCACATCAAATGTTCAAAATTCTGCCTGTGGCAGATTACTCATCCTCTCCGCACCTTCTGGTTCTGGTAAAAGCACCATCGTACAGTGGTTGATGCAGGAACATCCAGAATTAAAGTTAGCATTCTCTATCAGTTGCACCACCCGTGCACCACGTGGTACGGAACAGGACGGCGTGGAATATATCTTCCTTTCGCCTGAACAGTTCAAGGAGAAGATTGCTAACGAGGAGTTTCTCGAGTACGAAGAGGTGTATGAGAACCGTTTTTATGGTACATTGAAATCACAGGTAGAGAGCCAGTCTGCAGCTGGTCAAAACGTTGTTTTCGATGTTGATGTAAAGGGGGGATGTAACATCAAGAAGTTCTATGGCAATCGTGCCTTGAGCCTTTTCATCCAACCTCCATCAGTTGAAGAGCTCCGCCGCCGCCTTGTTGGCCGACAGACTGACAGTGCTGAAGCCATCGAAAACCGCCTTGCCAAGGCTTCCTACGAACTCACCTTTGCCGATAAATTTGACAAAATCATCGTCAATGACGACCTTGAGAAAGCTAAGCAGGAGACTTACGAGGTTATAAAGGAGTTTTTAGAAGGATAAAAAGCCTCCCCCGCCCCCTCCGAAGGGAGGGGAGCTTAACCATATACTAAGAATAAAAAGGAACCCTTTATCATAAAGATTGGTATTTTTCCCAGAACAGATAGAATCTCTCCAGGATTACTAAAACAACTAACCCATCTATAACTAACACCCCCAACCACCTCCAATGAAACCATCATCCCACTTCACCCCGTCAGGCACTCCCCTCCCTTTGGAGGGGCTGGGGGAGGCTTCCATCGGCATCTTCGGTGGTTCCTTCAACCCTATCCACAACGGACATATAGCTTTAGCAAAGGCTTTTCTTGAAAAAGAAAACTTAGACCAGGTGTGGTTCATGGTATCACCCCAAAACCCATTCAAGGTGAACCAGCAACTCTTAGCTGACCATCTGCGTCTGGAACTGGTGTGTAAGGCAACAGCTGACAATCCTCATTTCAAGGCTTCGGACTATGAGTTCCAACTCCCGAAACCTTCCTATACTTGGAACACCCTGCAGCAGCTCAGCCATGACTTCCCCACTTACCGCTTCACACTTCTCGTTGGTGGTGACAACTGGGAAGCCTTCGACCGCTGGTATCATGCAGAAGACATACTTGCCAACTACCCGATTGTGGTTTATCCTCGGCAGGGGCAGGCAGTCTCTCGCACAACACTTCCCGATGGCGTAAGCATTCTCAACACGCCTCTCATAAACATCAGCAGCACTGAAATTAGGCAGCGTGTTAAACAAGACGAAGACATCAGCCAGTTTGTTCCTGCAGACATAGAAGGAGATGTCATCCGCCTTTATAAGACAGCTGATACATCCTTGCAACAGGAATAAGCAGAAGGACGGCAACTGAATCCATAAGTCATTGTTCCCCTCCTCTATCTTCTTTGGGAAGCCTACCTCATAAACATTGCTGGTCACCCAATGTCACAGACCTGCTTCAAATCACAGTTTGTCAAAATAATTCCAACGCCTTGAATCGTACTGATGCTTGACAGCACTCCAACTAAGCACTAATTGACATCCAATAGGTGCTTAATTGAAGGCTAAGTAAGGCTTAATCGGAGCCCAATTAAGCACCACTTATTTACTATTTATCGTAACACTCTGTCAGGATGAGCGTTACATCGAACTGAATTTTTCATTTCACCCCTGACTTATTAGTAGGCAAAAAAATCAGATATGTAAAGATACTTCAGCGTTGCAAACACAAGAAAACACAATACAGACTTCACATGAACGGATAACAGTGGCATTAATTTTATACTTAAATTTTGACTTATACTAAAAATAGTGTTAACTTTGCAAGTAAATATATACGTTTACATGAAATTTATTAAACAAGCTGTCTGCTTACTGAATAAGGCATATCAACCCATTAGGGACAATGCCTCATTCTTTTTCTTCATGTACCTTATCGGTATATTAGTATCGTATGCGGAGTTGCCTGCCAACAACCCCAATGCTGCCGTATATGGCAATCTGTGGTTAGAGCTGTTTCTCGATCTGTATATTATCTGCACCATCCTCTCACTGATTCCAAAGAAGATTCGCCGATGGATTCGTGCTTTTCTCTATATCATAGCTTACAGTACAAGCATTGCTGACCTCTTCTGCTGGGTAAAGTTCCAGTCGACATTAAACCCGTCAATGCTCCTACTTGTCGGCGAGACCGATGAACGTGAGGCAAGTGAGTTTTTCAGCAGCTATTTTACGTCTGACCTTATCCTTTCAAGTGTAGGACTGCTACTGCTCGTTATGCTTATCCATATCCTCAAAGCATTTTGGAAGAAGGTAAAACTGCCGCCAGCTATCAGCTACAAAATGATGGTTGTGAGCCAAATCATCAACCACATCCAACCTGTTCTTGGAGGTATTTGCATTGTATTTCTTGGCTGGTCAATTGAATCCTCAGCCCACAACAAGAAAGAAATGGTGCAGATGTTCTCTTTAGACACCATCGGCTCTGTAGAACATGAACTGACAACCACGGATTGCGCACAGTTCTATCTGCCCGTCTACCGCCTTGCTTTCAGCATCTTTTCCAACGAACTGGCATCGCAACAGATTGATCGCCTCATCGAAGCAAAGGACAAGATGGAAGTGGACAGCTGTTCGTTCAAATCGCCCAATATCGTCCTTATCATCGGCGAAAGTTATGGCAAACATCATTCACAGCAATATGGTTACTTCATGCCGACCAACCCTCGGCAGATAAAACGGGAAAAGTCGGGGCTGCTCGTACCTTTCAATGATGTCGTAGCACCATGGAATCTGACCAGCTTCGTGTTCAAGAATGTCTTTTCCCTACACGTTGTCGGACAGGAAGGTGAGTGGTGTGACTATCCACTCTTCCCCTCACTGTTCCGCAAGGCTGGCTATCATGTCACTTTCATAACCAATCAGTTCCTGCCGAAGGCAAAGCAGGCTGTATATGATTTCAGCGGCGGATTCTTCCTGAATCATCCGGAACTTTCGCAGGCAATGTTCGATTCCCGCAATGAACAACTATACCAATTTGACCGCGGTCTGCTCGATGATTACGACAAAAAACAAGAACAACATAACACCGAGCACTACCTCATTATCTTCCATCTCATCGGACAGCATGTCAACTACAAGCAACGTTGTCCGAGCGACCGCCGCCACTTCAAGGCTGAAGACTATGCCAAGAAGCGTGCCGACCTTGACGGGAAACAGCGGAAGATTCTGGCTGATTACGACAATGCCGTACTGTATAATGACTCCATCGTCGACGAGATCATCAAGCGGTTTGAAGACCAGGAAGCAGTCGTCATCTACATGCCGGACCACGGAGAAGAGTGCTATGAGGACAGTCGTGGCTTCATCTGCCGCAACCATTCAGCAGCCATCGACTACGATCTGGCACGCTATGAGTTTGAAATCCCTTTCTGGGTCTACTGCTCACATAAGTATGCAGCCAAGCATCCAGACATTTTCCAGGAAATTATCAGTGCAAGGAACCGCCGCTTTATGACGGATGCTCTACCCCACATGCTGCTTTATCTGGCAGGAATCCACACGAAAGATTACCACTCCGAATATAATATTCTCAGTCCGCAATACAACGAGATGCGACCGAGAATACTCAAGAATACTACGGATTACGATAAACTCTCCCGCCCATCCGACCACCATTCGCAACGTAAAGGAAAGTAAGGAGACAACAGCCATACGAAGCCCGGGCAGGACTTCCAGCTGAAACACACCGGAGAGAACACAAAAGCAGAATACAATAAAAACAATGTTCAATAAGATATTTAAATCTGAACGCAACAGACTTTCGCCCATTTCATCGGAAAGAAACGAAGGCGGAACGCTCACTCGGACGGAATGTAACGCATTACGGGGACTTGCCATCATTGGAATCTTCCTGCACAACTACTGCCACTGGCTGCGACCTGTGGTGAAGGAGAACGAATACCAGTATTTCCAGCACAATGTAGACGGACTCTACCAGGTGCTGCAAGGGCAGTGGGATGAGCTTTTCTTCTTTCATATCCTGTCATTCTTCGGACACTATGGGGTGCCGGTATTCCTCTTCCTGTCTGCTTACGGCTTGACAATGAAGTACGAACAAAGACCAAACACAGCCCCAGCAGGCAGTCAGCAGACACCATCAAACCTGCCACTCTTCGGCTTCATCAAGTACCATTGGCTGAAGCTCTTCCGCATGATGATTGTCGGCTTCGTCGCCTTTACGATGGTTGACGCCATTACAGCAGGACAGCACCATTACAAAATGATGGATATTATCGCTCAAATGGGACTTTTCAACAACCTGCTTCCCCACCCTGACGACATCATCTGGCCCGGTCCTTACTGGTTCTTCGGGCTTATGATTCAGCTTTACATTGTTTATCGGCTCCTTCTCTATCGCCGCCATTGGGCGTGGAACGTGGCTTTGATTGTTGTTTGTTTTGCCATACAGCTGGCTTGCGAGCCAGAGAGTGAGGCACTGAACCGCTGGAGATACAACTTTATCGGTGGTATGCTGCCCTTCGGAGCAGGTCTGCTTTATGCAAGATATGCACGCCCTTGGAGTACAGCTACCAACCTTGTTGCCTTCATCCTTTCCATGTTTGCTATCCTGCTGATGAGTTTCAGCTACGCCACATGGCATCTTGTACCGCTTGCCGTTTGCATTGCTTCCGTTACATTCGTGAAGCTGTTGGGACAGTTGGAAACAGGAACAGGATACAGGAACATATCCATAATGAACGTTCTTTCATGGGTAGGCAGCATTTCTGCAGCCCTTTTCGTCTGCCACCCCATCACAAGAAAGATATTTATTCCTATCTCCAAAGAGGGCGACTATTGGGCAGGTCTCCTGCTTTACATCATTGCATCGCTTTGTCTGGCATGGCTGTTCAAGGAACTGATGAAGAAGATTCCTGGTCCGAAACTAAAATAAAAAAGATATAAGAATCACACGATTTCATCGAAAAAACAATGAAGATAAAAGACATCGAATTAGCTAATATAAGCCGCTACCGTGGCGAGTTGATGGGAGCAGCAATGCTTTTCGTCATCCTCTTCCATGTGAGTTTGCCACGGGAAGACGCTTTCTTCGGATTGAGGAGAATGGGCAACATTGGTGTTGATATCTTCCTTTTCCTAAGCGGTATAGGACTGTGGTTCTCCTGGACTAAGCACCCTTCCCTGCGACACTTCTACCTGCGACGCTTCTTGCGCATCTATCCTGCATGGCTTCTTATTGCCTGTCTGTATTATATCCCCGACTTCCTCTGCCTCGACATCACAAAACATCAAGGGCACAGCACGAATATCATCGATCTCATCGGTGACATTACCATCAACTGGGACTTCTGGCTACACGACGAACTGACCTTCTGGTACATCCCTTGCATTATGTTCCTCTACGTAGTCAGCCCGTTCTATATGCGCCTCATAATCAAGCATCCCATCTACCGATGGCTACCCGTAATAATGATCATGTGGTGCATCCTCGTACAATACGTTACCCCCATTCACGCAGTGGTGGGACACTTGGAAATCTTCTGGAGCCGGATACCCATCTTCTTCATCGGAATCAACATTGCAGCAGCGGTGAAACGGAAGGAAACAATGGATGGTGCATCCATCTGGATGATATGGCTAATATTCATAATGGCACTCGCCTCAAGCATATTCCTTGAACAGGAGAAACACGGACAGTTCCCGATTTTCCTCGAACGTATGCTCTATATTCCTCTCACGGTAACAACAATTCTACTGCTGAACCGTGTCTTCCGACGCACGCCACGAACCATCAACAGTACTTTCAGACTTGTAGGAGCAATGAGCCTGGAGGCATACCTCATCCATGAACACTTT of Prevotella fusca JCM 17724 contains these proteins:
- a CDS encoding YicC/YloC family endoribonuclease, which encodes MILSMTGYGKATVAYKEKKINVEVKSLNSKSLDLSARIAPLYREKEMDIRRLLAQKLERGKVDFSLWVEKESMVDATPINAALVENYYKQIKAISESTGIPEPEDWFTTLLRLPDVTTRTEVEVLDEEEWVAALQAINEAIDKLTEFRKQEGAALQKKFTEKIDNIANLLKSIEPFEKSRVPKIREKIIDGLKQIPEVDYDKNRLEQELIYYIEKLDISEEKQRLTNHLKYFHETMEESGHGIGKKLGFIAQEMGREINTTGSKSNQAEMQNIVVKMKDELEQIKEQVLNAL
- the tsaB gene encoding tRNA (adenosine(37)-N6)-threonylcarbamoyltransferase complex dimerization subunit type 1 TsaB yields the protein MSCILNIDTSTNVCSVAVSQDGSSIFEKQDTLDPKHREKLGTFVDEALAFIDNNELPLDAVAVSSGPGSYTGLRVGVSMAKGICYGRGVKLLAVPTLELLAVPVLLHHEEVEDNALLVPMIDARRMEVYSAVYNRALKEVRGIQADVVDEDTYKEYLDRGPVYFFGNGAEKCMEIINHPNAHLIKGVDALAKNMFPLAEKRIAEEKFEDVAYFVPFYLKDFVAKQAKPLL
- the nadD gene encoding nicotinate (nicotinamide) nucleotide adenylyltransferase, yielding MKPSSHFTPSGTPLPLEGLGEASIGIFGGSFNPIHNGHIALAKAFLEKENLDQVWFMVSPQNPFKVNQQLLADHLRLELVCKATADNPHFKASDYEFQLPKPSYTWNTLQQLSHDFPTYRFTLLVGGDNWEAFDRWYHAEDILANYPIVVYPRQGQAVSRTTLPDGVSILNTPLINISSTEIRQRVKQDEDISQFVPADIEGDVIRLYKTADTSLQQE
- a CDS encoding acyltransferase family protein — translated: MFNKIFKSERNRLSPISSERNEGGTLTRTECNALRGLAIIGIFLHNYCHWLRPVVKENEYQYFQHNVDGLYQVLQGQWDELFFFHILSFFGHYGVPVFLFLSAYGLTMKYEQRPNTAPAGSQQTPSNLPLFGFIKYHWLKLFRMMIVGFVAFTMVDAITAGQHHYKMMDIIAQMGLFNNLLPHPDDIIWPGPYWFFGLMIQLYIVYRLLLYRRHWAWNVALIVVCFAIQLACEPESEALNRWRYNFIGGMLPFGAGLLYARYARPWSTATNLVAFILSMFAILLMSFSYATWHLVPLAVCIASVTFVKLLGQLETGTGYRNISIMNVLSWVGSISAALFVCHPITRKIFIPISKEGDYWAGLLLYIIASLCLAWLFKELMKKIPGPKLK
- a CDS encoding acyltransferase family protein, coding for MKIKDIELANISRYRGELMGAAMLFVILFHVSLPREDAFFGLRRMGNIGVDIFLFLSGIGLWFSWTKHPSLRHFYLRRFLRIYPAWLLIACLYYIPDFLCLDITKHQGHSTNIIDLIGDITINWDFWLHDELTFWYIPCIMFLYVVSPFYMRLIIKHPIYRWLPVIMIMWCILVQYVTPIHAVVGHLEIFWSRIPIFFIGINIAAAVKRKETMDGASIWMIWLIFIMALASSIFLEQEKHGQFPIFLERMLYIPLTVTTILLLNRVFRRTPRTINSTFRLVGAMSLEAYLIHEHFVLDYIELNNWTYWPTFFVTASISLLLAWLLHNALERIIIPIEKRIK
- a CDS encoding phosphoethanolamine transferase, translating into MKFIKQAVCLLNKAYQPIRDNASFFFFMYLIGILVSYAELPANNPNAAVYGNLWLELFLDLYIICTILSLIPKKIRRWIRAFLYIIAYSTSIADLFCWVKFQSTLNPSMLLLVGETDEREASEFFSSYFTSDLILSSVGLLLLVMLIHILKAFWKKVKLPPAISYKMMVVSQIINHIQPVLGGICIVFLGWSIESSAHNKKEMVQMFSLDTIGSVEHELTTTDCAQFYLPVYRLAFSIFSNELASQQIDRLIEAKDKMEVDSCSFKSPNIVLIIGESYGKHHSQQYGYFMPTNPRQIKREKSGLLVPFNDVVAPWNLTSFVFKNVFSLHVVGQEGEWCDYPLFPSLFRKAGYHVTFITNQFLPKAKQAVYDFSGGFFLNHPELSQAMFDSRNEQLYQFDRGLLDDYDKKQEQHNTEHYLIIFHLIGQHVNYKQRCPSDRRHFKAEDYAKKRADLDGKQRKILADYDNAVLYNDSIVDEIIKRFEDQEAVVIYMPDHGEECYEDSRGFICRNHSAAIDYDLARYEFEIPFWVYCSHKYAAKHPDIFQEIISARNRRFMTDALPHMLLYLAGIHTKDYHSEYNILSPQYNEMRPRILKNTTDYDKLSRPSDHHSQRKGK
- the gmk gene encoding guanylate kinase; protein product: MVTTKNTTSNVQNSACGRLLILSAPSGSGKSTIVQWLMQEHPELKLAFSISCTTRAPRGTEQDGVEYIFLSPEQFKEKIANEEFLEYEEVYENRFYGTLKSQVESQSAAGQNVVFDVDVKGGCNIKKFYGNRALSLFIQPPSVEELRRRLVGRQTDSAEAIENRLAKASYELTFADKFDKIIVNDDLEKAKQETYEVIKEFLEG